The Nitrospirota bacterium genome segment CCTAAATATTCCAGCAGTCTCTTTAAGATGGTAAATCGCCGGCGCGCATAAAAGTTCCCTTCGGAATAGTGACAGTCGCCAATATGGCAACCTGAAATCAACACGCCATCCGCGCCATTCATCAAGCACTTTACAACAAAAAGCGGATTTACCCTCCCTGAACAGGGAACCCTGATAATTCTTACATTTGGCGGATATTCCAGGCGCGATGTTCCGGCCAAAACCGCTCCGGCATAACTGCACCAATTGAACAAAAACCCCGTAATCTTAGGCTCCCAATTACCGTCTTCAGTCATAGTGCTTCTATCTCTTCCATAATCTGCCGGTTAGAAAATCCTTCTAAATCTATTGCTGACATACGGCATACCGCTGTACAGTTGCCGCAGCCTGTGCAAACTCCCTCAACAACCTCTGCTACTGTCCTTTTTCTTTTGAGCATCTTATCTTCTATTTCCTTTTTCTCTATGGCGTTGAAGGGGCAGGCTTCAATGCAAGCCTGGCAGCCCGAACAGAGATTTTTGTCTACTTTGGCGATTAACGGCTCCCTCTCCAGTCTATCCTGAACTAAAAGGCCCAGTGCCTTTACTGAGGCAGCCGATGCCGTAGCCACAGTATCGGGGATATCTTTAGGAGACTGACAGGCTCCGGTTAAAAATATACCGCTGGTGATTGTTTCTACCGGAGCAAGTTTCGGATGGGCTTCAGTGAACAAATTATTCTGGTCATAGGGTATGTGTAACATCTGAGCCAGTTTTGCAGCATCCGACTGAGCAACCAGGCCGGTAGCTAAAACAACTAAGTCTGCCTTTATCTCAATCTGCGCGCCGCTTAAGGTATCTGCGCCTCTTACAATCAGTTTTCCGTCTTTTTTAAAAATCCGGGAGACCCTGCCTCTTAAGTAAACCGCTCCATATTCATCCTGCACTTTTTTCACAAACTCTTCGTAATTTTTTCCCGCTGCCCTGATATCAATATAGAAAACATATGCCTGCGCATCCCTATTATGTTCCTTTAGTAATAACGCATGTTTTGCGGTATACATACAGCACAGGCGTGAACAATAAGGCACTCCTTTTTGTTCATCCCGTGAGCCCACGCACTGAATAAAAACCACATCGCGCGCCTCTTTGCCGTCCGAGGGCCTGATAATCCTGCCCCCTGTCGGCCCGGAAGAATTCACCATGCGCTCAAAATGCAAACCGGTGATCATATCTTTGAACTTCCCATACCCATACTCTCCGTATACTGAGTGGTCAAATTGAGTAAAACCCGTAGCCACAATAATTGCCCCAAATTTCTCTTCAAAAATTTCATCCTGCATCGCATAATCAATGGCTTGCGCCTGACAAGCTTTCTG includes the following:
- a CDS encoding hydrogenase iron-sulfur subunit, whose translation is MTEDGNWEPKITGFLFNWCSYAGAVLAGTSRLEYPPNVRIIRVPCSGRVNPLFVVKCLMNGADGVLISGCHIGDCHYSEGNFYARRRFTILKRLLEYLG
- a CDS encoding CoB--CoM heterodisulfide reductase iron-sulfur subunit A family protein — encoded protein: ALFENVKHSVTYKYMCSDPGQNLLRQAVKEQGLDRVVIASCSPNLHEKTFRKCAEDAGINPYLIEMANIREHCSWVHHDQQKATTKAIELVRLAVAKVSRNRPLQKTYVPIEKRVLIIGGGISGIQAAIDISFAKFPVVVVEREPSIGGRMARFDKTFPTLDCAACILTPKMVTVAQSKYVTLHTYSEVEEVSGHVGDFTVKIRKKARSVDINKCTGCGDCFAKCPVKTLSEFDSELGMRKAIYVPFPQAVPNVPVIDRQNCLYFKTKKCGLCQKACQAQAIDYAMQDEIFEEKFGAIIVATGFTQFDHSVYGEYGYGKFKDMITGLHFERMVNSSGPTGGRIIRPSDGKEARDVVFIQCVGSRDEQKGVPYCSRLCCMYTAKHALLLKEHNRDAQAYVFYIDIRAAGKNYEEFVKKVQDEYGAVYLRGRVSRIFKKDGKLIVRGADTLSGAQIEIKADLVVLATGLVAQSDAAKLAQMLHIPYDQNNLFTEAHPKLAPVETITSGIFLTGACQSPKDIPDTVATASAASVKALGLLVQDRLEREPLIAKVDKNLCSGCQACIEACPFNAIEKKEIEDKMLKRKRTVAEVVEGVCTGCGNCTAVCRMSAIDLEGFSNRQIMEEIEAL